In the Candidatus Schekmanbacteria bacterium genome, CTCATTGGCGTTATAATCCCCGGAGGAACGCCGGCAGTTGTTGCCGCTGGAATTTTTTCACGTTTTGGAGTATTCAAATTAGGGGTGGCATATCTTGTCTGCATTACTGCAACTCTTTTTATTGATAATGTTGGCTATTTTACCGGAAAAATTGCCAAGAAGGAAAAATTTCATAAAATTGTCGGCTGTCTCTTTATTAAGAAAAAATTTCTGGAAAAGATAGGCCATCTCGTAAGATGCCATACTGGAAAAGCTGTAATTTTGGGCCGGCTGAATCCGCCAACCCGTTCGGTCATTCCATTTGTTATTGGAAATGAGAAAGTGCCTTATACTCGCTTTTTATTTTTCTCAGTTATTTC is a window encoding:
- a CDS encoding DedA family protein — translated: MGVHWIVLVKSLIESFGYPIIFSMIVFESLPLIGVIIPGGTPAVVAAGIFSRFGVFKLGVAYLVCITATLFIDNVGYFTGKIAKKEKFHKIVGCLFIKKKFLEKIGHLVRCHTGKAVILGRLNPPTRSVIPFVIGNEKVPYTRFLFFSVISAFIWVSTFFIVGYLFAESLHMIDSINRAILWGTIFLIIIAYVYYVVKSYVKKNGKGGFFENGSDCEKQGKRVS